A window of Maniola jurtina chromosome W, ilManJurt1.1, whole genome shotgun sequence contains these coding sequences:
- the LOC123879783 gene encoding uncharacterized protein LOC123879783: MNPLILVQEDRFENLMKADKNYKKTPKERLTKGYSESRLESLETLWSEFKLDHRQIVAQATKDTRKDLAYFTEDLYEQFEELYTTYKSMLKNKLEQFKPTKHTETVSISNSGSCLAHNEVHLPLIKLPSFSGKYNEWQSFHDLFDSLIHNNSKLKSVQKLHYLKSCLSGEPEVLLRDLTITDANYEEAWLLLKRRYDNKRFNCNAVLKSLFSIKQTSHESASALKLILDTTLSCLKQLKNLGIDVTSWDSILIYLVVSKLDIESHKQWEIQMSHLTPEEMPKWNQLAEFLEARFRALEMIDTNKAKHPVQSNHASKPKSFHTTLDNQNKKEPVCALCEENHHLYACKKFGVQQPKERQDFVQAKGLCFNCLAPFHSVKNCRLAKSCQKCGRKHHTLLHFNKEARDQEGFMSTTENLHLDTNNSEKHAQSSTSLGTETRIISNFAKEKLQPNEVLLATALVKTRAKNGCEHHIRALLDQGSQASFITEATIQLLGLKRSPVNAWVSGLGPGGTRVKYMVSLHVESRQNPEKSIQVDAYVLRSFSWVLPSSNLTSPDCLEFGDLVLADPGYATSGKIDLLLGAEVYSKILTEGMIKHPKGNLIAQNTIFGWIVTGEVSNDTNSHSKRVVNMHLKIRVENKRKQFPKIETELIDSYHKNLTREEIKSQNLPTNMSANDGRYVVLPLEKESPDCEEKQFKALKRSHSIERKLKKNSNYYEEDQKIQEEDITLNSNIEIIEKNKETKDSAADIVHQHAEIREDKMYDQVKVHEKDTKYQRLLWKHNSFQPVQHYQLLTSKFATVCEPYLDKKYSEQITKDEEHNFAIAVEKGSEMKFNVDNLVATHGSREEAVEGVIYIEMSKLLRVLEIHFQKLHVVNLEWDDTIITKEQVRMKNFKILRKIQLIDSFSRELHASNNTS; the protein is encoded by the coding sequence atgaatccGCTAATACTTGTTCAAGAAGATCGTTTTGAAAACTTAATGAAGGctgataaaaattacaaaaagacaCCTAAAGAGAGACTAACTAAGGGTTACAGTGAATCTAGATTAGAATCCTTAGAAACATTGTGGAGCGAATTTAAGTTGGATCATCGACAAATAGTGGCGCAGGCTACTAAAGACACAAGAAAAGATTTAGCATATTTTACAGAAGATTTATATGAGCAATTTGAAGAACTTTACACTACCTACAAAtcaatgttaaaaaataaactcgaGCAATTTAAGCCCACAAAACACACTGAAACTGTGTCAATATCTAACTCTGGATCATGTTTAGCGCATAATGAAGTACATTTACCTTTGATTAAACTACCCTCATTTAGTGGAAAATATAATGAATGGCAATCTTTTCATGATTTATTTGATAGTTTAATTCACAACAACAGCAAGTTAAAGAGTGTTCAAAAACTTCATTACTTGAAGAGTTGCTTAAGTGGAGAACCTGAAGTTTTATTGCGCGACTTAACTATTACTGATGCAAACTATGAGGAGGCGTGGTTGCTATTAAAAAGGCGATACGACAACAAGAGATTCAATTGCAACGCTGTTCTTAAATCATTATTTTCCATTAAACAAACGAGTCATGAGTCGGCTAGTGCACTTAAACTTATTCTTGATACAACATTGAGCTGTCTGAAACAATTGAAGAACTTGGGTATTGATGTCACATCTTGGGATTCAATTTTGATATACTTAGTGGTTTCTAAATTAGATATTGAATCTCATAAGCAGTGGGAAATCCAAATGAGCCATTTAACACCTGAGGAAATGCCCAAGTGGAATCAACTTGCTGAGTTTTTAGAAGCTAGATTCCGAGCGCTAGAAATGATTGATACTAATAAGGCCAAACATCCAGTTCAGAGTAACCATGCATCAAAACCCAAATCATTTCATACCACACTTGATAATCAGAATAAGAAAGAGCCAGTTTGTGCACTATGCGAAGAAAATCATCACCTTTACGCTTGTAAGAAATTTGGTGTGCAACAACCAAAGGAAAGACAAGACTTCGTACAAGCCAAGGGACTTTGTTTTAACTGCTTAGCTCCATTTCATTCAGTGAAAAATTGCAGGCTAGCAAAATCTTGTCAAAAATGCGGGCGAAAACATCACACATTATTGCACTTCAACAAAGAAGCCAGAGACCAAGAAGGCTTTATGAGTACTACTGAGAACTTACACCTTGACACTAACAATTCTGAGAAACATGCGCAATCATCAACTTCGTTGGGAACTGAGACGAGAATCATATCTAACTTTGCGAAAGAGAAACTACAACCCAACGAAGTCCTACTGGCAACCGCGCTTGTTAAAACTAGAGCAAAGAACGGCTGTGAGCACCACATTAGAGCTCTTTTAGATCAGGGCTCACAGGCGTCATTCATCACGGAAGCTACAATTCAACTGCTTGGACTTAAGCGCTCACCAGTCAATGCGTGGGTGTCAGGTCTAGGGCCTGGTGGAACGAGAGTTAAGTACATGGTTTCTCTCCATGTCGAATCACGCCAGAACCCAGAAAAATCAATCCAAGTAGATGCATATGTACTGAGATCATTTTCGTGGGTACTTCCGTCGAGTAATCTTACATCACCTGACTGTCTAGAATTTGGAGATTTAGTTCTAGCTGATCCAGGCTACGCAACTTCAGGTAAAATTGATCTTTTGCTTGGAGCTGAAGTGTACAGTAAGATATTAACTGAGGGCATGATCAAACATCCAAAAGGTAACTTAATTGCACAAAACACCATTTTTGGATGGATAGTAACCGGAGAAGTATCGAATGATACAAATTCACACAGTAAAAGAGTAGTTAACATGCACCTCAAAATAAGAGTAGAAAACAAACGTAAACAATTTCCGAAGATTGAGACAGAGCTTATAGATAGTTACCACAAGAATCTAACTAGAGAAgaaattaaatcacaaaacTTACCAACGAATATGAGTGCTAACGATGGGCGGTACGTTGTGCTGCCGTTAGAGAAAGAATCACCTGATTGTGAAGAAAAACAGTTCAAGGCTTTAAAGAGATCTCATTCTATAGAAAGAAAACTAAAGAAAAATTCTAATTACTATGAAGAAGATCAAAAAATTCAGGAAGAAGATAtcactttaaattcaaatatagAAATCATAGAAAAGAATAAAGAGACAAAAGATTCTGCAGCAGATATTGTCCATCAACACGCTGAAATAAGGGAAGACAAAATGTACGATCAAGTGAAAGTACATGAAAAAGATACAAAATATCAGCGTTTACTTTGGAAACATAATTCTTTTCAGCCAGTTCAGCACTACCAATTACTAACTTCAAAATTTGCAACAGTTTGTGAACCTTATCTAGATAAAAAGTATTCGGAACAAATAACTAAAGACGAAGAACATAATTTTGCAATCGCTGTAGAAAAGGGTTCGGAAATGAAATTTAACGTTGACAACCTTGTGGCTACTCATGGTTCTAGAGAAGAAGCTGTAGAAggagttatttacatagaaatgaGTAAGCTATTAAGAGTATTAGAAATACACTTCCAAAAATTACATGTAGTAAATTTAGAATGGGATGACACAATAATAACGAAAGAGCAAGTTAGAATGAAGAATTTTAAGATACTGAGAAAAATTCAACTGATAGATAGTTTTAGCCGAGAACTGCATGCTTCAAATAATACATCTTAA